The following are encoded in a window of uncultured Ilyobacter sp. genomic DNA:
- the dnaN gene encoding DNA polymerase III subunit beta: MNIKIDRQEFLKILRIVEKAVAENKIRPIISCVYLEAQENGKIVLRGTNLELTITSFMDGEIYESGKAVFSYQLVEEYLKEISDREINLVVKDSLLIIETSDSSSEFSVMDPEEYPRIKDSIEGSGMVLSREKLAEMFEKTKFGASSSTDNLSINCVRVEIEAEKIKMIATDTYRLVYLEDNIKHDGSIKVSIPLSTVEALIKTLRTLDEENVEFKFEENQVFFKSGNSMVLSRVIDLPFPDYNGIMKSVSHNKKILVNTEEFSKVLRRVQIFVKNNSESKYSAIFTLENGNLYVSGVSETAKVNEHIEVDQEGEDVKISLNVKFLLDFIQHLDKNNRLIIDLLTSNSAIQLKNSEDEKYIYIAMPLALRD; the protein is encoded by the coding sequence TTGAATATCAAGATAGACAGGCAAGAATTTTTAAAAATATTGAGAATAGTCGAAAAAGCAGTAGCTGAAAATAAAATAAGACCTATAATCTCCTGTGTATATCTAGAGGCGCAAGAGAATGGGAAAATTGTTTTGAGAGGTACGAATCTTGAGCTTACTATAACATCTTTTATGGATGGAGAGATCTATGAAAGTGGTAAAGCGGTATTTTCATATCAACTAGTGGAAGAGTATTTGAAGGAGATTTCCGACAGGGAGATAAACCTGGTTGTGAAAGATAGTCTTCTTATTATAGAAACTTCAGATTCATCTTCTGAATTTTCTGTAATGGACCCTGAAGAATACCCTAGAATAAAAGATAGTATAGAGGGCTCTGGTATGGTTCTCTCTAGAGAAAAGCTTGCTGAAATGTTTGAAAAAACAAAGTTTGGTGCGTCAAGCTCGACTGATAATCTGTCTATAAATTGTGTAAGGGTAGAGATAGAGGCTGAGAAGATAAAAATGATAGCCACTGATACCTATCGTTTGGTATATCTAGAAGATAATATAAAACATGACGGCTCTATCAAGGTGAGTATCCCATTATCAACAGTAGAGGCCCTGATAAAAACCCTACGAACTCTAGATGAAGAAAATGTAGAGTTTAAGTTTGAAGAAAATCAAGTTTTCTTTAAGAGCGGTAATTCTATGGTTTTAAGTCGGGTTATAGACCTTCCATTTCCTGACTATAACGGAATAATGAAGTCTGTATCTCACAATAAAAAAATATTGGTAAACACTGAGGAGTTTTCTAAAGTGCTGAGAAGAGTCCAGATATTTGTAAAAAATAACAGTGAATCTAAATATAGTGCAATATTCACACTAGAGAACGGAAATCTTTATGTGAGTGGAGTGTCGGAAACTGCAAAAGTAAATGAGCATATAGAGGTTGATCAGGAGGGGGAGGATGTAAAAATTTCCCTAAATGTTAAGTTCCTGTTAGATTTCATACAACACCTGGATAAAAATAATAGGTTAATAATTGATCTTTTAACTTCAAATAGTGCGATTCAACTGAAAAACAGTGAAGATGAAAAATATATTTATATAGCTATGCCTCTAGCCTTAAGAGATTAA
- a CDS encoding DUF116 domain-containing protein has translation MVKNLLLKTVYTFYYFAYIVAKKINKNRYENNFVSKSFIKFNNRLVIKRSRKKEIKKIALLLPHCIQNYSCPYKITSDIGNCKECGLCKIGEISKFVKLKGATVKIATGGTLARLFLKNEKPDFVVAVACERDLVAGIYDSFPMMVYGIFNKLDNGPCMNTDVSLEEIKIIFDLVGKK, from the coding sequence ATGGTCAAAAATTTACTGTTGAAAACAGTCTACACATTTTATTACTTTGCCTATATTGTGGCAAAAAAAATTAATAAAAACAGATATGAAAATAATTTTGTATCAAAGAGTTTTATAAAATTTAACAACAGGCTTGTTATAAAAAGGAGCAGAAAAAAAGAGATAAAGAAAATAGCACTTTTACTTCCCCATTGCATTCAAAATTATTCATGTCCTTACAAAATAACCTCTGATATCGGAAATTGCAAGGAGTGTGGCCTGTGCAAAATAGGGGAAATATCTAAATTTGTAAAGTTAAAAGGTGCAACGGTAAAAATAGCTACAGGAGGTACCTTAGCAAGGCTCTTTTTGAAGAATGAAAAACCAGATTTTGTAGTGGCTGTAGCATGTGAAAGGGATCTTGTCGCAGGGATATATGATTCTTTTCCCATGATGGTTTACGGGATATTTAATAAATTGGACAATGGACCATGCATGAACACAGATGTCTCTTTAGAGGAGATAAAAATAATTTTTGATTTAGTTGGAAAAAAATAG
- a CDS encoding sigma-70 family RNA polymerase sigma factor: MEKERDLVSLYLEDIRSYDILTKEEELDLLIRAKDGCEEAKHKLILSNLRLVVNIAKSYVHKGMGFIDLISEGNFGLMHAIEKFDVDKGFRFSTYAVWWIKQSISKAIISKGREIRIPSYKHDLLNKVNKFIMEFVMKNSVYPNIEDIAFGLDISPKKVQKVMLEFQDLLSLNASIGDDIFLEDTISQPDEESLEDEVLGEIGRNEINDILEVLKPREKEILKLRYGLDGYEIHTLEEIGKSFNITRERVRQIEKKTLQKLRNKFSEELKPYLFK, encoded by the coding sequence ATGGAAAAAGAAAGAGATTTAGTTTCACTTTATCTTGAAGATATCCGTAGTTATGACATTTTGACGAAAGAGGAGGAGCTAGACCTTCTAATAAGGGCTAAAGATGGTTGTGAAGAGGCTAAGCACAAACTCATTCTTTCTAATTTAAGATTGGTTGTTAACATAGCCAAAAGTTATGTCCATAAGGGTATGGGTTTTATTGACCTTATTAGCGAAGGTAATTTTGGACTTATGCATGCCATAGAAAAATTTGATGTAGATAAAGGGTTTAGATTTTCAACCTATGCCGTTTGGTGGATAAAACAGTCTATAAGTAAAGCTATCATAAGCAAGGGAAGAGAGATAAGAATTCCTTCATATAAGCATGATCTCTTAAATAAGGTAAATAAATTCATAATGGAATTCGTAATGAAAAACAGTGTGTATCCCAACATAGAGGATATAGCCTTTGGACTGGATATCAGCCCTAAAAAGGTTCAGAAAGTCATGCTTGAATTTCAAGATCTTCTCTCTTTGAATGCCTCCATCGGAGATGACATTTTTTTAGAAGATACGATCAGTCAGCCTGATGAGGAATCTCTAGAGGATGAGGTACTAGGTGAGATAGGAAGAAACGAGATAAACGATATACTAGAAGTGTTGAAACCTCGTGAGAAGGAGATATTAAAACTGAGATATGGACTTGATGGTTATGAGATTCATACTTTAGAAGAGATAGGAAAGAGTTTTAATATAACCAGAGAGAGAGTTAGGCAGATAGAAAAAAAGACACTTCAGAAACTTAGAAATAAATTCAGTGAAGAGTTAAAACCGTATCTTTTTAAATAA
- a CDS encoding NAD(P)H-dependent glycerol-3-phosphate dehydrogenase: MEKIVVMGAGSWGTALAVLLAEKGYPVTLWEYQKERAEKLQVERENPLYLKGVRFPDSLNVTAETDGLLEGAQCVVFSVPSQVLRGVIANISSQITKDITLVNTAKGLEVSTGMRLSEVMKDEVMGKFHKNIVVLSGPTHAEEVANKIPSTIVAAGNLENAKKIQEIFNTGTFRVYINEDIVGVEIGGAVKNCLAIAAGMADGMDFGDNTKAALITRGIAEITRFGVELGAEEKTFSGLSGIGDLIVTCASKHSRNRHVGDKLGKGMKLQAILDEMLMVAEGVPTVKAVYEKAKTCKVSMPILEAVYKVLYEDANAKEMVKKLMERDLKEEFY; the protein is encoded by the coding sequence TGTAGTAATGGGTGCAGGAAGCTGGGGAACAGCTTTGGCGGTATTATTGGCAGAAAAAGGGTATCCAGTTACTTTGTGGGAATATCAGAAAGAAAGAGCTGAAAAACTCCAGGTGGAAAGAGAGAATCCGTTGTATCTCAAGGGGGTAAGATTTCCTGATAGCTTAAATGTAACTGCAGAGACAGATGGACTCCTAGAGGGAGCCCAGTGTGTTGTTTTCTCGGTTCCTTCTCAGGTATTGAGAGGAGTCATAGCCAATATATCTTCTCAGATAACAAAAGACATTACCTTGGTGAATACAGCTAAAGGTCTAGAGGTTTCAACAGGAATGAGGCTTTCAGAGGTTATGAAAGATGAAGTAATGGGGAAATTTCATAAAAATATAGTTGTGTTGTCGGGTCCGACCCACGCAGAAGAGGTTGCTAACAAAATTCCTTCAACTATTGTAGCGGCTGGGAACCTTGAAAATGCAAAAAAAATACAGGAAATATTCAATACAGGAACTTTTAGGGTTTACATCAATGAAGATATAGTTGGTGTGGAAATAGGGGGAGCGGTAAAAAATTGTCTGGCTATAGCAGCAGGAATGGCTGACGGGATGGACTTTGGAGACAATACGAAAGCCGCCCTCATAACCAGAGGAATTGCAGAGATAACAAGGTTTGGAGTGGAACTTGGAGCCGAGGAGAAAACTTTTAGCGGACTCAGCGGTATAGGGGATCTTATTGTCACTTGTGCAAGCAAACATAGCAGAAACAGACATGTGGGTGACAAGCTTGGAAAAGGTATGAAACTCCAGGCTATACTAGATGAGATGCTCATGGTGGCCGAAGGTGTACCGACAGTAAAAGCAGTATATGAAAAGGCTAAAACTTGTAAAGTATCGATGCCTATTCTAGAAGCTGTATACAAGGTTCTATATGAAGATGCAAATGCCAAAGAGATGGTAAAGAAACTCATGGAAAGAGATCTGAAAGAGGAATTTTATTAA